CCCGCCGAGACAGGCGAAGAGGTTCGGCTGGCGACGCCGGAGGGGGAGTAAGGGGTCGCGTCGGTCGAGGAGACGGTCGGCCGATCCGACCGGTGTCAGCGTATATGTGCGCGCCGGGCATGGCCACAGAGGAATGCGGTTCATTCACGCCCGGGTCCCCCGAACGGACGTCGACGCCGTACTCGACGTGCTCTCGGAGGAGCACATCGATCACGTCGTGACCGAGGAGGTCGGCGGCGGCGACGGCGACGGCGCGGTGGTGGTCCAGTTTCCCCTCCCGGCACAGGCGGTCGAGACGGTCCTCAACGACCTCCGCGACGCCGGCCTCGACGACTCGTTCACCGTCATCGCCAACGCCGAGACGGCGGCGACGCCGCACTTCGCCGAACTCGAAGAGCGGTTCGTCGAGAAGGGCGAGGAGGACGACGCCGTCGTCCCCGAGGAGATCAGGTCGAAGGCGCGGAACCTCAATCCCGGCGCGCGGACGTACTACGCCATGACGCTGTTGAGCGTGGTGGTCGCGACGGTCGGGCTCCTGCTGGACTCGCCCGCCATCGTCGTCGGGTCGATGGTGATCGCCCCGCAGGTCGGGGCGGCGCTGACGGCCAGCGTCGGCGTGGCGTTCAGCGACGAGCGGATGGTACGCGACGGCCTCGGCGCACAGGTGCTCGGGCTGGGTCTCGCGGTCGCCAGCGCGACGGCGCTTGGATGGGTCCTCCGCTCGACCGCGTTCGTCTCCGGCGCGGTCGACGTGACGACAATCGCACAGCTCAGCAGCCGGACGTCGCCGGGCGTGCTCTCGCTCCTCGTAGGTGTCTGCGCCGGTGCGGCCGGGGCGTTCGGCCTCTCGACCGACCTCCCGGTGTCGCTCGTCGGCGTCGCCGTCGCCGCGGCGCTCATCCCGGCGGCGGCCGCCGTCGGCGTCGGCCTCGCGTGGGGCTACCCCGCCGTGGCCGTGGGCGCGGGCGTCCTCCTCGTGGTGAACATCCTGACGATCACCGCGAGCGGGGCGGTCGCGCTCTGGTATCTGGGCTACCGACCCGAGGCGTGGCGCGAGCGCACCCCGCGCGGGGCGCTCCGGTCGGGCGCGCTGAACGCGACGCTCGTGGCTGGCGTCTGTATCGTGGTCGTGACGGGACTGGTCGGGGCGGCCGTCGCGGAGCAGAGCGCGTTCGAGAACACGGCGAACGCCGCCGTCGAGGAGGTGTTAGACGATCCGGGACACCGGGCGCTCTCTCTCCTGTCGGTCTCGGTCGAGTTCGGCGGGTTCGGGGTGGCGTCGTCCCCGCGGGAGGTGACGGTCCGGCTCAGGCGGCCGGCCGACGAGTCGTACGCGGCGCTCCCCGGACGGTTCGCCGGCCGGATCAGCGCCGCGACGGGGGCTGACGTGACCGTCTCGGTCGAGTTCGTGGAGTCGGCGACCGCGACGGCGCGGGCGAGGACGGAAGCGGCGAGCGACGTCCGACGGATCGATCCGTCTCAGCACGCACACCCGGTCGAGCCGGGCGACCGCTCGAACGTCATCTCCGCGCCGCAGTCGGGACACGACGGCGGGTCCTCGCCCTCGACGTCGAGGTCCAACAGCCGCTCGTTGCAGTCGTGACACCAGTACGCCCCCTTCGACTCCGTCGTGCCGGTGCCGCGGTCGGTCGACTGCGTCGACGCCGCGAACGCCTGCTTGAGCGTTCCGAACAGTCCCATGAGTGGATTCAGCGGATCGTTCGTGATAAATCCCGCCGCGACCGTGCGACGCGCTCGCACGAGCGTCAGTCGCGCGACGGTGTCTCACTCGACAGACGAGGCGAGCGCGTCTAGCGCGCGGTCGAGTTCGCCGCCGCGTTTCCACGCGGCGAGTCGGTCGGCGAACGGGAGCGGCACCGCGAGCGACACCGCGGACCGCGCGGTGAGGCGTGACCCCTCGTTCTCGCGGGTCGAACGGAGCCACGTCTCCATCGACTCGAACGGACCCGCGTCGCCGACCTGCGTGTAGTAGTAGCCGTCCGGCCGCCGCTCGAAGCGGAGGTCGAACGAGAGGCCGCCGCCGCCGACCGTGACCACGGTCGCGTCGTCGTTGGAGTCGCCGGAGTCGCCGGAGTCGCCGGAGTCGTCGACGCGGCGGACCTCGAAGCTCCCCTCGGCCGCGACGATCGTCTCGGGGGAGAGCCGGCGAGCGAGTTCGGCGGGCGTGGCTCGGACGAATCGCGAGCGTTCCACCTCGGCCATACGCTCGGCTACGCCCACCGGGGGTGAAAGAGTAGCGGAGTCGAAAGCGGTGTCAGACGGTCTGTTGTCGGTCAGTGCCGGCTATCGCCACACCCCCGGGGGTGGCGAGGACCGGTACCCAGTGACGACAGACCGTATCAGAACAGGGCCGTCAGGAGCGGAAGCGACAGGCCGAACAGGAGGAGCGCGACGGCGACGCCCCAGTAGACGATCCGCCGGAGGCGGACGGGTGCGGGGATCTCCCCCCGGAGGTCGGGCCGGGCCAGCCAGACGAGCCGGTGGTACGCGGCGGCGACCGACCCGACGAAGACGAGCGCCGAGACGGCGAGCGCCGCCGCGAGGTCGAGACCGACCGAGAGGAGGTAGCCCGGCCCGAACGAGAAGGCGAGGAGGAATCCCATCCCGCAGACGACGACGAACGGCCACGGGTCGACCGGCGTGCCCTCGCGGTTTCGGAGTTCGAGGTCGGTGCGGTCCACGGTCGATCGACGCGGGCCAGCGCAAAGAAACTAAGTCGGACCGCGGCGACCGGTGAGCGATGACCGGTTCACAGGGCGATCCGCGGGTCCATCTCGTGATGAACCTCGTGCTGTCGACGCTGTTCGCCGCGGTAGTCGTCTGGGGGCTGTCGTTCCTCGACATCGTGGCCTTCAGCCTCCAGAACGTCGCCATCGGCGCACTCGGGCTGGCGATCCTCACGTTCGTCGTCGTCCAGTGACACGCCCGGCGGCGAACACCCCTGCTTTATGCCCGTACGCGTCCCGCGGACACACAGACCGATGCCGATCGAAGACCGCGACAACGCGTATCTCATCACACACGCGCTGGCAAAGGACACGCTCTCGCGCCTGCGAGACGTCGAGACCGAACAGGTCGCCTTCCGGAAGGGGCTCGTGAAACTGGGTCGCATCTGTGGCTACGAGATCATCGACGGCGCGATGGAGACCGAGTACGTCACGCTCCAGACGCCCCTCGAAGAGACCACCGGCGAGCGGGTGAAAGGGCTGGAAGACGTCGTCATCATCAACGTGCTCAGAGCGGCGACGCCGTTCGTCGAGGGGCTGTTGAAGGCGTTCCCCCGGGCGAAACAGGGCGTCATCTCCGCCGGCCGCGACGAGGAGGCCGGGATGAACGAGGAGGGCGAGTTCCCCATCACCATCGACTACGTCAAACTCCCCGAGATCAGCGAGAAAGACACCGTCATCGTCGCCGATCCGATGCTCGCGACGGGGAGTACGATGTGTGCGGTCCTCGACCACGTGCTGGATAACGCCGCCGAACCCACCGACCTGTTCGTCCTCTCGGCCGTGTCCGCGCCCGATGGCCTGCTCCGCGTCGGCGAGGAGTACCCACACGCGGACCTGCTCACCGTCGCGATCGACGACTACCTCGACGACGACGGCTACATCGTCCCGGGGCTCGGCGACGCCGGCGACCGCGCGTTCCGGACGACATGAACGACGGCCCGCGCTCGGACGGGGGCCGCTCCGGGGAGCCGTGCGACGACTGCGGCGAACCCGTCTCGGATGCCCTCGCGCGCACCGTCCGCGTGACCGTCGACCGCGCGGAACTCCACAGCCACCGGCTCTGTCCCGACTGTTTCGCCGGCTGGGTCGACCGCTACGACCGCGAGATGCGGCCCGCATCGACGGGCGAGGGCGACTCCGAGATCATCGTCGACTGAGCGACGCGGCGACCGGCCCCGACGGGATATCAGAGACGTTCAGTATATTCATTCAGTTATGAATATGTGTATGGGTAGTCATATATATGTCGAGTCTCCTTCGTTGGCTTATGGACCGAAAGAAGTTCAACAGACGCGACTTCCTCGCAGCGACAGGGACCGCCGCAATCGCCGGCCTCGCCGGCTGTGCCGGTGGCGACGGCGGCGATGGTGGCGACGGGGGTGCCGAAACCGACACCGAGACCGAGTCCGGCGAGATGGAGACCGAAACCGAGACCGAGTCCGGCGACGGCGGCTCCGGTGGAACCAACCGCATCTCGTGGCACGCCGGCGGCACCGGCGGGACGTACTTCCCGCTCTCGAACGAGTTCAAGGACGTCATCGAGTCGAACGCCGACGGCATCACGGTCCAGGTGCAGTCGACCGGTGCCTCCGTGGAGAACGTCGGTTCGCTCGCCCGCGGCGACGCCGACTTCGCGCTCATCCAGAACGACGTCGCGTTCTTCGCGGCGAACGGCTCGGGCATCGACGCGTTCGAGGGCAACGCCGTCGACAACCTCCGCGGCGTCGCGACGCTGTACCCCGAGACGATCCACATCGTGACGCTCGCCGACACGGGTATCGAGAGCCCCTCGGACCTCTCCGGGGCGACGATCAACACCGGCGACCTCGGCTCGGGGACGCAGGTCAACGCGAACCAGATCCTCGAAGCGCTCGGCATCACCGACTACTCCGAGCAGAACACCGGCTTCTCGCAGGCCTCCGACCAGTTGAAGAACGGCGACATCGACGCGGCGTTCGTCGTCGGCGGCTACCCGGTCGGCGCCATCGAGGAACTCGGCGCGACCGAGGACGTCCGCATCGTCCCCATCGAGGGCGACGACCGGACGTCGGTCAAGGACGCCGCACCGTTCTACGCGGACGACGAGGTGCCCGAGGGCACCTACGGCCTCGACTCGGCCGTCCCGACCGTCGCCGTCCAGGCGATGATCGCGACCAACGCCGAACAGCCCGAGGACCTCGTCGAGACGGTCACGGCGGCCATCTTCGACAACGTCGACTCGCTCACCATCAAGACGGACTTCATCTCCGCGGAGTCCGCCCAGGACGGCATGTCGATCGACCTGCACCCGGGCGCGCAGGCGTACTTCGGCTGAGCGCCGAGTCGCAGCAAGTCTCACACCCGACACGCCACGTTCTTTGACGCGATGGATCATCAACGCAGACTACGCGCCGTCGTCGCCGTCTCGGTAGTGTTGTTGCTCGCCGTCGGTGGCGCAGCCGCCACCTCCCTGCCCGCGGGCCAGGCGCTCGTCGTCGAAACGGCCGACAGCGGCGACGAACTGCTCCGCGTGCCCGTCGAGGAGAACACCACCGTGGCGCTCGAGTACACCCACAGCGTCGAAAAGACGCGCGTGCTCGACGGGTACGCCGTCCGCGGAGGCGAACTGGTGATGACGCGGATGGAGTTCCAGTCGTACGGCTGGGGCCTGCCGGCGCGGGTGAACGTGAGCCAGGAGAACGGCTCGTTCGTCTTCGACCCCGACGGCTCGTACGAGGAGTTGTACGTCAAGCCCGGCCGGATCGCCGGTCACGAACTCCACGTGGGAGACCGGACCTACGACCTCGTCGCGCTCTCGGACGCGAACTCAGTGCGTATTTATATCGCGGACCGAACTCTCGTTGAAGTTGCGCTCGCGATGACCCGATCATGACCGACTCAGACCCGGACCGACCCGACGTACCGGACCGAGACGGCTCCGACGACGGGGAACACCCCCGCAGAGCCGACGACGGAGCCGCAGACGGAAGCGACACGACGGACCCCGGAGGGATCGACACCGACGCCGACACCGACACCGAGGAGCTGAGCGACGCCGAGGCCGAGGAGATCCTCGAAGGGATCGAGCGGAAACGGACGCTGTCGGGGGCGGCCGCCCTCGCCGTCAGCGTCATCGGGATCGCGTTCTCGCTGTTTCAGATCTGGCTCGCCGCCCGCGGCTTCATCTTCGAGCTCTCGATACCGCTCGTGGGCGAGGTGAGCCTCGGCTCGCTCCAGTTGCTTCAGGTCAACTCGATCCACGTCGCCTTCGCGCTCGTGTTGGCGTTCCTCCTGTTCCCGCCGAGCGACGGCGAGGGGAAACTCGCCAGCCGACTCGCGTGGGTGGTACCGACGCTCGAAACGCGGTTCGGGACCGACAGCCCCGTGACGCGGGTCGCCGCGGCGTGTCGCCGCGTCCTCCACTGGCTGTTCGTCGACGCCGACCGCGAGCGCGTGACGCCCGTCGACCTCGCGTTGATCCTGCTGGCGACGCTCACCGCGGCGTACATGGTGCTGGACTTCAGCGAGATCCAGCGCCTCCGCGTCCTCGGGCTCGAAGCCGGGCGGACCATCGCCGAAGTGTACCCGTACCTCGCGGTCCCGATCGACGTCGTCAGCGCGACCGGCATCCCGCTGAACGAGGTGTCGTACGCCTTCTTCCTCGGGGCGATGGGAACCCTGCTCGTCCTCGAGGCGACGCGGCGCGCCCTCGGCGTCTATCTCATGCTCATCGTCGCGTCGTTCATCGTCTACGCCCGCTGGGGCTTTCTCATCACCCCCGACATGCCGCTCATCGGCGTGCTCTCGATTCCCGAAGGAAGCTGGGCGAACATCGTCCAGAACCTCTGGTACAACACCGAAAACGGGGTGTTCGGCATCCCAGTCACCGTGTCGGTGCAGTTCATCTACATCTTCATCCTCTTCGGGGCGTTCCTGGAGATGTCCGGTGCGGGCCAGTGGTTCATCGAACTCGCCTACGCCGCGACGGGCACCCGGAAGGGTGGCCCGGCCAAGGCGAGCATCCTCGCGTCGGGCTTCATGGGCACCATCTCGGGGTCCTCGATCGCCAACACGGTGACGACGGGCGCGTTCACTATCCCGTTGATGAAGCGCTCGGGCTACCGCGCCGAGTTCGCGGGGGCGGTCGAGGCCTCGGCCTCGTCGGGCGGACAGATCCTGCCGCCGGTGATGGGAGCGGCCGCGTTCTTGATGATCGAGTTCATCGGCGTCCCCTTCGCCGACATCATCATCGCGGCGACGATCCCCGCCATCGTCTTCTTCTTCGGTGTCTGGGTGATGGTCCACCTCGAAGCCTCGCGGGCGGGGATCGGGGGCCTCTCACGCGACGATGTCGTCGACATCGTGACCCACCTCAAGTCGGGGTGGTTCTACCTCGTCCCCCTCCTGCTTCTGTTGTACTACCTCCTCGTCGAACGGCTGACGGTGGCGCGGTCGGCGTGGTTCACGCTGGTCGCGATCATGGCGCTCTTGGCCCTGGTCGCCGCCTACAACGAACGGACGCGCGTCCCGCTCGTCGGCACGATCGCCGTGCTCTTCGTCGCGGAACTCGCGTCGTTCCTCACCCGCGGCGTCGACTTCCTGGGCCTCCTGACCGGTGCGACCGCCGAGCCGCTCCCGCTGGGCGAGGCGCTCCTGGCCGCCGGGGGGTCGCTGGGGAGCCTCGTCGTCCTCGTGAGCCTCGCGTTCATGCTCGTCTACCCGAACGGCGACGCGCCGCTGTTGAACTTCGACGAGGCCGTCGACACCGCCAGCGAGCGGCTCGCCGGGGCGCTCTCGCGGCCCGATCTCGCGTCGTCGCGACCGTTCCGGTACGTCACGTTCATCGGCAAGTCGATGGACGCCGGCGCGCGCACCTCCACGGAGGTCGTGGTCGCGGTCGCCGCCGCGGGCATCATCCCCGGCGTCGTGAGCGCCACGGGGCTGGGACCGAACCTGACGGCGCTGATCAAAGCCGTCGCCGGGGGCTCGATCGTCCTCTTGCTTCTGTTCACCGCGATCGCCTCGATCATCCTCGGGATGGGGATGCCGACGACCGTGACGTACATCATCCTCGTCTCGCTCCTCGGTCCGGCCATCGCCGAATCGTCGACGATCCCGCTCTTGGCGGCGCACCTGTTCATCCTCTACTTCGGCGTCATCGCCGACATCACGCCGCCGGTGGCGGTGGCCGCCTACGCCGCCTCGGGGGTGGCGAAGTCCAACCCGTTCAGGACGGGGACGAAGGCGTTCTCGCTCTCGCTCAACAAGGCGATCGTCCCCTTCGCGTTCGCGCTCACGCCGGGCATCCTCCTGCTCCGCGGGCAGAACCAGGACTTCCGCGTGCTCAACGCCGCCGACGTCTCCGAGCTCACGTACTTCCTCCCCGAGGTCGTGATCCCCATCATCGGGGTGTTCGTCGGCGTCGTCGCCCTCGGCGCGACCGTCATCGGCTTCTTCTACGCGCCGGTGAGCCGCCGCGAGCGTGTGCTGTTCGCCGTCTCGGCGTTCCTCCTGATGGCCCCCTTGCTCGTGCTCAACGCCGCGACCGACGTGTTGGGCGTCGTCGGCATCGCGCGGAACGTCGGCGAACCGATCGTCGTCGACCTCGGGCTGCGGGCCGCGGGCGCAGTGCTGTTCGGCGCGCTCACGCTGAAGAACCGGGCCGCGAGCGAGAAACAGCCGCCGCAGCCGACGGGACGCGCGGAAGCGACCGATTGAGTGGACGGATCGAGCGGCCGCATCGAGGCGACTCCCCTTCCTCTCAACACAGTTCGACCCGTCCGCTGGTCGCACTTCGGAGCCGATCCCTGAGCCCGGCCGCCTCCTCGACGGGCACGCGAACCGAAAACGACGCCCGTTCCCCGTAGTCGGCCTCGAACTCGGCGCCCGTGGATTCGAGGATCCCGCGGACGGTACCAGAGTCGTCGTAGTCGACCGTCGCGGTGAATCGCTCGTGCGGGCGCTCCTCGACGACGCCGGCGTCGTCGACCGCCTCCGTCACCGCCCGGGAGTACGCCCGCGCCAACCCGCCGACGCCGAGGTTCGTGCCGCCGTAGTAGCGCGTGACGACGCTCACGACGTTGCGGAGGTCGCGTTGGACGAGCACGTT
This Salinigranum marinum DNA region includes the following protein-coding sequences:
- a CDS encoding TRAP transporter fused permease subunit: MTDSDPDRPDVPDRDGSDDGEHPRRADDGAADGSDTTDPGGIDTDADTDTEELSDAEAEEILEGIERKRTLSGAAALAVSVIGIAFSLFQIWLAARGFIFELSIPLVGEVSLGSLQLLQVNSIHVAFALVLAFLLFPPSDGEGKLASRLAWVVPTLETRFGTDSPVTRVAAACRRVLHWLFVDADRERVTPVDLALILLATLTAAYMVLDFSEIQRLRVLGLEAGRTIAEVYPYLAVPIDVVSATGIPLNEVSYAFFLGAMGTLLVLEATRRALGVYLMLIVASFIVYARWGFLITPDMPLIGVLSIPEGSWANIVQNLWYNTENGVFGIPVTVSVQFIYIFILFGAFLEMSGAGQWFIELAYAATGTRKGGPAKASILASGFMGTISGSSIANTVTTGAFTIPLMKRSGYRAEFAGAVEASASSGGQILPPVMGAAAFLMIEFIGVPFADIIIAATIPAIVFFFGVWVMVHLEASRAGIGGLSRDDVVDIVTHLKSGWFYLVPLLLLLYYLLVERLTVARSAWFTLVAIMALLALVAAYNERTRVPLVGTIAVLFVAELASFLTRGVDFLGLLTGATAEPLPLGEALLAAGGSLGSLVVLVSLAFMLVYPNGDAPLLNFDEAVDTASERLAGALSRPDLASSRPFRYVTFIGKSMDAGARTSTEVVVAVAAAGIIPGVVSATGLGPNLTALIKAVAGGSIVLLLLFTAIASIILGMGMPTTVTYIILVSLLGPAIAESSTIPLLAAHLFILYFGVIADITPPVAVAAYAASGVAKSNPFRTGTKAFSLSLNKAIVPFAFALTPGILLLRGQNQDFRVLNAADVSELTYFLPEVVIPIIGVFVGVVALGATVIGFFYAPVSRRERVLFAVSAFLLMAPLLVLNAATDVLGVVGIARNVGEPIVVDLGLRAAGAVLFGALTLKNRAASEKQPPQPTGRAEATD
- a CDS encoding DUF7569 family protein gives rise to the protein MNDGPRSDGGRSGEPCDDCGEPVSDALARTVRVTVDRAELHSHRLCPDCFAGWVDRYDREMRPASTGEGDSEIIVD
- a CDS encoding YigZ family protein, translating into MTAGDADDAPDSYRTVAGRGQAEFEIRGSEFVGYVSPAETVADAEAFIQAVESEHPDATHNVPAYRVPADPSKADVLLREWCSDDGEPAGSSGKPALNVLVQRDLRNVVSVVTRYYGGTNLGVGGLARAYSRAVTEAVDDAGVVEERPHERFTATVDYDDSGTVRGILESTGAEFEADYGERASFSVRVPVEEAAGLRDRLRSATSGRVELC
- the upp gene encoding uracil phosphoribosyltransferase; translation: MPIEDRDNAYLITHALAKDTLSRLRDVETEQVAFRKGLVKLGRICGYEIIDGAMETEYVTLQTPLEETTGERVKGLEDVVIINVLRAATPFVEGLLKAFPRAKQGVISAGRDEEAGMNEEGEFPITIDYVKLPEISEKDTVIVADPMLATGSTMCAVLDHVLDNAAEPTDLFVLSAVSAPDGLLRVGEEYPHADLLTVAIDDYLDDDGYIVPGLGDAGDRAFRTT
- a CDS encoding SRPBCC family protein: MAEVERSRFVRATPAELARRLSPETIVAAEGSFEVRRVDDSGDSGDSGDSNDDATVVTVGGGGLSFDLRFERRPDGYYYTQVGDAGPFESMETWLRSTRENEGSRLTARSAVSLAVPLPFADRLAAWKRGGELDRALDALASSVE
- a CDS encoding TIGR00341 family protein, producing MRFIHARVPRTDVDAVLDVLSEEHIDHVVTEEVGGGDGDGAVVVQFPLPAQAVETVLNDLRDAGLDDSFTVIANAETAATPHFAELEERFVEKGEEDDAVVPEEIRSKARNLNPGARTYYAMTLLSVVVATVGLLLDSPAIVVGSMVIAPQVGAALTASVGVAFSDERMVRDGLGAQVLGLGLAVASATALGWVLRSTAFVSGAVDVTTIAQLSSRTSPGVLSLLVGVCAGAAGAFGLSTDLPVSLVGVAVAAALIPAAAAVGVGLAWGYPAVAVGAGVLLVVNILTITASGAVALWYLGYRPEAWRERTPRGALRSGALNATLVAGVCIVVVTGLVGAAVAEQSAFENTANAAVEEVLDDPGHRALSLLSVSVEFGGFGVASSPREVTVRLRRPADESYAALPGRFAGRISAATGADVTVSVEFVESATATARARTEAASDVRRIDPSQHAHPVEPGDRSNVISAPQSGHDGGSSPSTSRSNSRSLQS
- a CDS encoding TAXI family TRAP transporter solute-binding subunit gives rise to the protein MDRKKFNRRDFLAATGTAAIAGLAGCAGGDGGDGGDGGAETDTETESGEMETETETESGDGGSGGTNRISWHAGGTGGTYFPLSNEFKDVIESNADGITVQVQSTGASVENVGSLARGDADFALIQNDVAFFAANGSGIDAFEGNAVDNLRGVATLYPETIHIVTLADTGIESPSDLSGATINTGDLGSGTQVNANQILEALGITDYSEQNTGFSQASDQLKNGDIDAAFVVGGYPVGAIEELGATEDVRIVPIEGDDRTSVKDAAPFYADDEVPEGTYGLDSAVPTVAVQAMIATNAEQPEDLVETVTAAIFDNVDSLTIKTDFISAESAQDGMSIDLHPGAQAYFG
- a CDS encoding DUF1850 domain-containing protein yields the protein MDHQRRLRAVVAVSVVLLLAVGGAAATSLPAGQALVVETADSGDELLRVPVEENTTVALEYTHSVEKTRVLDGYAVRGGELVMTRMEFQSYGWGLPARVNVSQENGSFVFDPDGSYEELYVKPGRIAGHELHVGDRTYDLVALSDANSVRIYIADRTLVEVALAMTRS